The Phaseolus vulgaris cultivar G19833 chromosome 10, P. vulgaris v2.0, whole genome shotgun sequence DNA window GTTGAGTTGAGAGTGAATAACTTGTGCAAATCTTGCAAAAATCTACAAGTAAGTGCAATGGTAGTTGTAGCTATATTACATGCAAATACTTGCTATGAACACAATTTTATCTTAGGGATAATTGATAGCAGAACCTATATGTTATCTCTGTTGGCCCTAAGAAGAAATCTTAAATACTTACATGAAAAGTCCAACTTAAAAGGTTCTTCATTATGTACCAAAAATGAGATCCATCATTGAAGATGGAAAATGCAAAAGGAAGACTTTCATTTTGGGGATAGATGATCACTATTGTCCCTCAAACTCACAATTTAAATCTCACCAGTGATCCTGTAAGAAAAGTTGTTGGAGAGTATAACAGAAGAAATTAACAAAATGCCTGTGAGAAAAAACAAACTCAGCTCAGCTTTTTCTTCTCCAGAATCCAGTTGTGGACTCTGCTAACATATTTctcatttattttcacatgtaAAAAGCACAGATTTTTGTAACCCTTCAAAATATACATGTCTATGTATTCTTCATATCTTTCATAGATTGCTGGTACTGTAAGAACAATAAAAAGACCTGCCACAACCAAACCACAGCAACAAAGTCATTTCTATTCATTTACtacttatttttcaaaaactggAGATTAATCAACACTCTGTTGAATCTATTTTATGATGCTCAGAAACTTACTGGTATATGCCAGGGTAAGGAAATCAGTGAAGCCACCAACAATAGAAATTAGCCAGAGGTATGCAGCTACTTTCAGGAACAGCCTTGAATCTTTACCAAGGGCAATATCTTGAGAAACTGATAACAAATCATTAACTCTTGTGCGGATAAAAGTTGTAACTTCGTTCGCCATTTCCTCTGACAGGTGCAACTGTGGTAGAGGTGGTGCAGGTCtgtcaaaagaaaaataacagtTTAACCTGCTTTTGTACCTTCTTTTGTTGCATTTAATCACTATGAAATTTTACTGACACAAATTACTGAAAAATGACATGTTTGATTTAGTGTTTGAAGTATCAGATCCACGTTTTGGATATGAAAAATGGAAGTTATTATAAATAGTTTCAATTTGAATGTGAATCATGAATCTCCATTTGACTTGATCTGACACGAAATACACAATGATGAATATTGTGAGGTGTGTCTAAACTACAACATCTTGTTCAAAGGAAGGAACCAACCTAGACTTTCAAATGATTGACTACATTACATATTTCAACCAACTCATCTACACTTAGCCAATATGTTGTTAACTGCACTTTATTAGTTCAAAGAGTACTTTTCATCATAGGCATTGAGATACAAAATAAGGTACCTAATATACCCCATTTCAGCACCAAAatgaactttaaaaaaatggatCTAAGATCGGTACACTCAAAGACTATGCAACACATCTTCTGCATTACAAATAGTTGCCAACAATGGAGACAAGTCCCAATTTCATCTGTGCACTGATAAAAGATTTTAAGGATGCACCTTTCATCActcagaattaaaaaaaaatgcaacaaatatacAATGGGGACAACTTTTTCCTACAAAGGTATCTTTTGGAGAAAAACTTGCAACTGCAACTGTAGATTTCATGAATCAAATAAATCACAAAATCCTCCTCAATATCAGCAACAAAACTCAGGGTTCTCAAGAATGATTAATGAAAATTTAGAAATGGTTTTCAATAGGCCCAAACATATCCACAACTGCTGATAAACTGTGACCCCTCCAACGTACAAGAAAAGTTAAGAACATTAAGATACAAAAGTGTTCTGCACAgacaaacatacatcaccatATTATACATAGCATCTAGTTTTCAAAcaatttttcatatttcttAAAACTACAGCAGCTCAGTTACAGCATACATGTTATACCATTTCAACCACTGAAACATACCAGCATTTATCTTTCAAATGCCTCGaaccatataaattaaaaataatactttgAAGACAAAACAATTCCAGATTAGAACAAATAATCAGAATTTGAGGTATCAATGTTCTACAAATGCTTTTACATTCTATCACATTTCAGAGTAAGCACACACAAGAAGATCCATGGCAAGAACATTCAGAGAGATAATTTGTATAACTGTTACCTGTTGAGAATCGCAGCTGACTTGGCCCAAAGGAAAAGAATGACAATGAGGAGGAGGAAAACATTGGAAACAAGAGACAGAAGTGTATAACCAGATCTTTCAAACACAACCCAAACAGCTAGTGTGACCAACAATATCCCCATGGTTAGGTTCTTCCGTCTCCACAGTATTAAATCTGCAACTGCATTGAAGCATGGCATTGATTCAGCAAAGATTCAAAGATCATGATCAGTTATCAATTCCCATTTaccaaaaatgaaaacaaacagGGCCCAGGCACAGCCCTTATATCTATGCCACTGTTGAATCAAAAAGCACCAAAATGaacataaacaaacaacaccaaggagataaaaacaaaagattGAGATACACTGATCAACAAAAATCACCAATAAAGCTGAGacattgaataaaaattaatcagAAAAGAAAACTACACCTTGACCACCACCAAGGATCTCATGGAGAGTTCTTTGCCGGTTGAACAACCGATCTGAGGAACCCATTTGGGGGAGAAGCCAAAGTAAGAAACTTGAGCCCAGGAAGGGATCTGTGAGCAAAAAAGGAGAGAGCTTTGAGATGATCCAGGAAAAGAAAAAGCAGGGAGCAACAACTATGTGGAACTTTTAtagttttattcaatttttcacCTTACCTATAGGTACAcacttttttgaattttattgagAGAGTGGACCCAAAATTATGTGTTTTGTAAGGATGATGGGAAATGGAAGCTGGGAAGTGGTGTCTGAGATTACAGCCTAAAAGTGAAGTGCCATTTTTTGCTTTTGAGTCTCACATCAGAGTGTTCCACTACTTCCTACACCACCCCAATCATCTACACAACAactacaaaacacaaaaaagaaaaaaagaaaagaaagaagaaaagaaaagatgatGATGGGTGTTGATCTCATTCAC harbors:
- the LOC137818687 gene encoding reticulon-like protein B12; the protein is MGSSDRLFNRQRTLHEILGGGQVADLILWRRKNLTMGILLVTLAVWVVFERSGYTLLSLVSNVFLLLIVILFLWAKSAAILNRPAPPLPQLHLSEEMANEVTTFIRTRVNDLLSVSQDIALGKDSRLFLKVAAYLWLISIVGGFTDFLTLAYTSLFIVLTVPAIYERYEEYIDMYILKGYKNLCFLHVKINEKYVSRVHNWILEKKKLS